GTTGACGCCCCGGTCGGAGAGGACCGTGCCGACGGCGGCGAGGATGTTCTTCTCGATGGACGCGACGGTCGTCGTGTTCGTCCAGTCGTCGATGTAGCCGAGCAGGCCGATCAGGCCGAGCATCAGCGGCGGCAGGGACAGCAGCGTGAAGAACGCCGCCTCGGCGGCCAGGCCGAGGATGCGGTACTCGATGCAGGAGTTGACCGTGTCCTTCAGGAGGAGCCACGCCAGCTTCCGCTTCGACACGTTGCGGTAGAGGACCCTCGCGCGGTGGAGCCGGCCCGGGGACGCCTCGGGGGTCGCGCCCTGTCCTGCGGAGCCAGGGGTTCCGGCGGGGCCGCTGGCCGACTCGGGTGTTTCCTTTGCTGCCTGCACCTCCTTACCGTATCCGCATGGCAGCCACCACCCACACCGTGACCAACCAGCCTCCGCCCCTGGTCGGGTACGACGTGTTCAGCGCGGACCGGGCCCTGACGGAGGCGGTGGAACGACACCTTCCACCCGACCTGCGCGAGGAGGCCGTCAAGGAGCTGTCGTCCCTGGGCACCACCGCCGGGTCGGCGCAGGCGCAGTCCTGGGGCGCCCTGGCCAACGAGTTCCCGCCCCGGCTGCGCACCCACGACCGGTACGGCAACCGCGTCGACGAGGTCGAGTTCCACCCCGCCTGGCACCGGCTCCTCGGCCACGCCGTCACCTCCGGGCTGACCGCCGCCTGGGGCCGACCCGGCGGGCATGTGCGGCGCGCCGCCGGGTTCCTCGTGTGGTCGCAGACGGAGGCCGGGCACGGCTGCCCCGTCTCGATGACCCACGCGGCCGTACCGGCCCTGCGCACCGATCCGGAGCTCGCCGCCGAGTGGGAGCCCCGGCTGACGTCGAAGGTGTACGAGGGCGAGCAGCTGATGCCGCCCGGGCAGAAGGCCGGCGCCCTCTTCGGGATGGGCATGACGGAGAAGCAGGGCGGCAGCGACGTCCGCGCCAACACGACGGCAGCGAAGCCACTGGACGGCGCGGGCGAATACCTGCTGACGGGTCACAAGTGGTTCTGCTCGGCGCCCATGTCGGACGGGTTCCTGGTGCTGGCGCAGGCGCCCGGCGGGCTCACCTGCTTCCTGGTGCCGAGGGTCCTGGACGACGGCACCCGCAACGTGTTCCGCATCCAGCGGCTGAAGGACAAGCTCGGCAACCGGTCCAACGCGTCCGCCGAGGTCGAGTTCGACGGGACGTGGGCGCGGCGGGTCGGCGAGGAGGGGCGGGGGGTGCGCACCATCATCGAGA
This genomic window from Streptomyces thermolilacinus SPC6 contains:
- a CDS encoding acyl-CoA dehydrogenase family protein, which translates into the protein MAATTHTVTNQPPPLVGYDVFSADRALTEAVERHLPPDLREEAVKELSSLGTTAGSAQAQSWGALANEFPPRLRTHDRYGNRVDEVEFHPAWHRLLGHAVTSGLTAAWGRPGGHVRRAAGFLVWSQTEAGHGCPVSMTHAAVPALRTDPELAAEWEPRLTSKVYEGEQLMPPGQKAGALFGMGMTEKQGGSDVRANTTAAKPLDGAGEYLLTGHKWFCSAPMSDGFLVLAQAPGGLTCFLVPRVLDDGTRNVFRIQRLKDKLGNRSNASAEVEFDGTWARRVGEEGRGVRTIIEMVAATRLDCVLGSAALMRQAVAQAVHHTAYRSAFGGPLIDKPLMRNVLADLALESEAATVLGMRLAAAYDAVESGRPAAGGGSAESERALLRLAVPAAKYWVTKRCTPTVAEALECLGGNGYVEESGMPRLLRESPLNSIWEGSGNVQALDVLRALQREPGALDAFLREVGQARGADHRLDAAIKGLLTELADLDGAEARARRLVERMALVLQGSLLVRWAPPEVADAFCASRLGGDWGSAFGTLPHTLDLRAIVDRARP